In Tsukamurella tyrosinosolvens, the genomic window TCCTGCACAAGCACCCCGACCGCGTGCAGGAGTTCACCCAGCCCTTCGGCACGGCCACCGTCTTCTACCCGGAGGCGACCGAGACGCGCTGCACCGCGGCGTTGCTGCTGGAAGTCGATCCGATCGCCCTCGCACGGCGCCGCCGGTCCACCCCCGACTTCGCCCTCGCGCAGTACGTCAACGATCGCCCGTACGCCGCGACGTCGCTCCTCGCGGCGGCGCTCGCGGACGTGTTCCGCAGCGCGCGGGGCGGCCGCGGCGGCAGCCGCCAGGACGTCGCCGACGGGGCGATCCCGCTGGAGATCGAGATCCCGGTACTGCCGTGCCGCGGCGGGCCGGACGTGGCCAGGCGGCTCTTCGGCCCGCTCGGCTGGACGGTCCAGACCGATCCGCTCCCGCTCGACGAGGCGATCGCCGAGTGGGGCGATTCGCGCTACCTGCGCCTCCACCTCGCGGGCGACGTGCGGCTCGCGGACGCTCTCAACCACCTCTACGTGCTGCTGCCGGTGCTCGACGAGTCGAAGCATTACTGGCAGGGCCCTGACGAGGTGGACAAGCTGCTGCGCTCGGGTGCCGGCTGGCTCGAGACCCACCCGGACCGGGAACTCATCACCCGCCGGTACCTCGGCCGCGGCCCGGGCCTCGCCGCGCAGGCGCTCGAGCGCCTCGCGGAGGTCGAGGGCCTCCCGCCCGGGGTGCAGGACGACAGTGCCGCCTCCGCCGACGAGCCGACGAAGCCGCTGAACCTTCTGCGGCACGACGCCGTGCTCGCTGCAGTGGCGGCGAGCGGCGCGGCCTCGGTCATCGACCTCGGCTGTGGTCCGGGGCAGTTCGT contains:
- a CDS encoding 3' terminal RNA ribose 2'-O-methyltransferase Hen1, translating into MYLTVSTTHVPATDLGYLLHKHPDRVQEFTQPFGTATVFYPEATETRCTAALLLEVDPIALARRRRSTPDFALAQYVNDRPYAATSLLAAALADVFRSARGGRGGSRQDVADGAIPLEIEIPVLPCRGGPDVARRLFGPLGWTVQTDPLPLDEAIAEWGDSRYLRLHLAGDVRLADALNHLYVLLPVLDESKHYWQGPDEVDKLLRSGAGWLETHPDRELITRRYLGRGPGLAAQALERLAEVEGLPPGVQDDSAASADEPTKPLNLLRHDAVLAAVAASGAASVIDLGCGPGQFVGRLLATRGIDRVAGCDASVRSLHRAAQRLRLDDMTERQRSRIDLFQAALTYEDDRLAGFDAAVLMEVIEHVDPSRLGALEHVVFGAARPGTVVVTTPNSEYNALYLELTGMRHADHRFEWDRAQFAAWAGGVATRHGYAVRHEGIGDSDPERGTPTQMAVFTRKESGR